A single Streptomyces mirabilis DNA region contains:
- a CDS encoding DUF3048 domain-containing protein → MRQMARTRCGAMTVALLTVAAAGSLMTGCSSGSSATDDGRAPAPSRSQGQETGPAQTPSSAASAGPVLAVKIDNVSAARPQTGLDAADVVYAEQVEGGLSRLMAIYASKLPKAVGPVRSARESDLELLRQFHMPTLAFSGAQHKLLPVIAKAPLHAVSADQGSSAYYRSASKVAPHNLFLHPKQLMRSAPGADALTTGFHFGAAPAGGSPETSRTVRFPAARFTFAWSASKHRWLVSMDGTPTVTTDGKRVAPATVVVQYVKVRNSKYHDFLGNNTPYTETVGSGTAKVLRDGKVFDADWKRPTAGDGTDFTTTAGAPMNFAKGQVWVVFAEA, encoded by the coding sequence ATGCGACAGATGGCGCGGACGCGGTGCGGCGCGATGACGGTGGCGCTGCTGACCGTCGCCGCGGCCGGCTCCCTGATGACGGGCTGTTCCTCGGGCAGTAGCGCCACCGACGACGGACGCGCCCCGGCACCGAGCCGCAGCCAAGGGCAGGAGACGGGACCGGCACAGACCCCCTCGAGTGCCGCCAGTGCCGGTCCCGTACTCGCCGTGAAGATCGACAATGTGAGTGCGGCGCGCCCTCAAACGGGTCTCGACGCGGCGGACGTCGTCTACGCGGAGCAGGTCGAGGGCGGTCTGAGCAGGCTGATGGCCATCTACGCGAGCAAGCTGCCCAAGGCCGTCGGGCCGGTGCGCAGTGCGCGCGAGTCGGACCTGGAGCTGCTGCGCCAGTTCCACATGCCGACGCTCGCCTTCTCGGGTGCCCAGCACAAGCTGCTGCCGGTCATCGCCAAGGCGCCCCTGCACGCGGTGTCGGCCGACCAGGGCTCCAGCGCGTACTACCGCAGTGCCTCCAAGGTCGCCCCCCACAACCTCTTTCTGCACCCGAAGCAGCTCATGCGCTCCGCGCCGGGGGCCGACGCCCTCACCACCGGGTTCCACTTCGGTGCCGCCCCGGCGGGCGGGAGCCCGGAGACCTCCCGCACGGTGCGCTTCCCCGCGGCCCGCTTCACCTTCGCCTGGTCGGCGAGCAAGCACCGCTGGCTGGTGTCGATGGACGGGACGCCGACGGTGACGACGGACGGGAAGCGGGTGGCGCCCGCGACCGTCGTCGTGCAGTACGTGAAGGTGCGCAACTCCAAGTACCACGACTTCCTCGGCAACAACACGCCGTACACGGAGACGGTGGGCTCGGGCACGGCGAAGGTGCTGCGCGACGGCAAGGTCTTCGACGCCGACTGGAAGCGCCCGACCGCCGGCGACGGCACGGACTTCACGACCACCGCCGGTGCGCCGATGAACTTCGCGAAGGGGCAGGTGTGGGTGGTCTTCGCCGAGGCATGA
- a CDS encoding DUF2201 family putative metallopeptidase yields MTAPAPAPGTLDLDKLFAARLHAARVRPYLATALFALHTVESRRVPTMAVDRHWRCYASPAFVDRTPVEELAGVWVHEVSHLLRDHHGRGDRVARERGLTGPGERLRMNIAADCEINDDAFGDGLLRPEGVVTPGFLKLPEGQLMEDYLRQFRLGALTQSLAWLDCGSGADGLEREWDLGPDGAHGLSPQEQDAVRFRVAQGITARPGDTPNGWRRWADEAFHPPQPWRELLGAAVRSAASASGVGEDYTYGRPSRRSAGVPGAVLPSLRRRPPRVCVVIDTSGSVSDAELGSALLEVTAISRAVGGRRDLVTVVPCDAAAPIAHPLCRAEGIPLVGGGGTDLRTGFAKALRAQPRPDVVVVLTDGQTPWPDRPPCRTVVGLFPREPAAGSGDEDDPDYTPDSPPAWARVVAIG; encoded by the coding sequence ATGACGGCGCCCGCGCCCGCACCGGGGACACTGGACCTCGACAAGCTCTTCGCCGCCCGGCTGCACGCCGCCCGGGTCCGGCCCTACCTGGCCACGGCGCTGTTCGCCCTGCACACCGTGGAGTCGCGGCGCGTACCGACGATGGCCGTCGACCGGCACTGGCGCTGCTACGCCTCGCCGGCGTTCGTGGACCGGACCCCGGTGGAGGAACTGGCCGGGGTGTGGGTGCACGAGGTGTCGCACCTCCTGCGCGACCATCACGGGCGCGGGGACAGGGTCGCGCGGGAGCGCGGACTGACCGGCCCGGGGGAACGGCTGCGTATGAACATCGCCGCGGACTGCGAGATCAACGACGACGCGTTCGGCGACGGACTGCTCCGGCCCGAAGGCGTCGTCACGCCAGGGTTCTTGAAGCTGCCCGAGGGACAGCTCATGGAGGACTACCTGCGCCAGTTCCGCCTCGGGGCGCTCACCCAGAGCCTGGCCTGGCTGGACTGCGGAAGCGGCGCCGACGGACTCGAACGGGAGTGGGACCTCGGTCCGGACGGCGCGCACGGCCTCAGCCCGCAGGAACAGGACGCGGTCCGGTTCCGGGTGGCGCAGGGCATCACCGCCCGTCCGGGAGACACTCCGAACGGGTGGCGGCGGTGGGCGGACGAAGCGTTCCACCCGCCGCAGCCCTGGCGCGAGTTGCTGGGCGCGGCGGTCCGCTCGGCCGCCTCGGCCTCCGGCGTGGGGGAGGACTACACGTACGGCCGGCCGTCGCGGCGCTCGGCCGGGGTGCCCGGCGCCGTGCTGCCGAGCCTGCGGCGCAGGCCGCCTCGGGTCTGCGTGGTCATCGACACCTCCGGGTCGGTCAGTGACGCCGAACTGGGCAGCGCGCTCCTCGAGGTCACCGCCATCTCCCGCGCCGTGGGCGGCCGCCGCGACCTGGTCACCGTGGTGCCCTGCGACGCGGCGGCCCCGATCGCGCACCCGCTGTGCCGTGCCGAGGGAATACCGCTGGTGGGCGGCGGGGGTACGGACCTGCGCACGGGCTTCGCCAAGGCGCTCCGGGCGCAGCCCCGACCGGACGTCGTCGTGGTCCTGACGGACGGGCAGACACCGTGGCCGGACCGGCCACCGTGCCGGACGGTGGTGGGTCTGTTCCCCCGGGAGCCGGCGGCCGGGTCGGGGGACGAGGACGATCCCGACTACACACCGGACTCACCGCCCGCGTGGGCACGAGTGGTGGCCATCGGGTAG
- a CDS encoding AAA family ATPase produces MPTCTPFVMTDTPSGPAPASQMDVAGALLALLRDAGTEPRPDIQLEALTLAVAADLPVLLWGEPGIGKTAALTQLAAALDLPLTTVIASVHEPSDFSGLPIVGDDPAQQGVPMAPPDWAVRLVRAGRGLLFLDELSTAPPAVQAALLRLVLERRIGALQLPPEVRIVAAANPRSSAADGWELSPPLANRFVHLQWTHDHEVVVRGLGGTWPRATLPRLDPERLPEAVDFARRAVCGLLSARPGLVHRLPSNETRRGGPWPSPRSWEMTLGLIAFATAAGSSREVLSLLVRGTVGDGPGLELLASLDRMDLPDPETLLADPAGADLPERGDLRQAVLDGVVAAVRGRPEKSRWDAAWALLVRALETGAPDLVVVPATTLASLRQEDWDVPAAIERLAGAVSLSRRADRAAVRTAAAAKAGR; encoded by the coding sequence ATGCCCACATGTACACCGTTCGTTATGACCGACACTCCGTCCGGCCCGGCCCCCGCCTCTCAGATGGACGTCGCCGGCGCGTTGCTGGCCCTGCTGCGTGACGCCGGCACCGAACCGCGCCCCGACATCCAGCTGGAGGCACTGACGCTGGCCGTGGCCGCCGACCTGCCCGTGCTCCTGTGGGGTGAGCCGGGGATCGGCAAGACCGCGGCCCTGACACAGCTCGCCGCGGCCCTGGACCTTCCGCTGACCACCGTGATCGCCAGCGTGCACGAGCCGTCCGACTTCTCCGGACTGCCCATCGTCGGAGACGATCCCGCGCAGCAGGGTGTCCCGATGGCCCCGCCGGACTGGGCCGTGCGACTGGTACGGGCGGGCCGAGGGCTGCTGTTCCTGGACGAGCTGTCCACCGCGCCACCGGCCGTCCAGGCCGCCCTGCTCCGCCTCGTCCTGGAGCGGCGGATCGGCGCCCTGCAACTGCCGCCCGAGGTCCGGATCGTGGCTGCCGCCAATCCGCGGTCCTCGGCTGCCGACGGCTGGGAGCTGAGTCCGCCGCTGGCCAACCGGTTCGTGCATCTTCAGTGGACCCACGACCACGAGGTCGTGGTACGAGGCCTCGGTGGGACGTGGCCGCGGGCGACACTGCCCCGGCTCGACCCGGAGCGGTTGCCGGAGGCCGTGGACTTCGCCCGCCGCGCGGTGTGCGGGCTCCTCTCCGCCCGGCCTGGGCTCGTGCACCGGCTGCCCAGCAACGAGACGCGCCGGGGCGGCCCCTGGCCGTCGCCCCGAAGCTGGGAGATGACCCTGGGCCTCATCGCCTTCGCCACCGCGGCCGGCTCCTCCCGGGAAGTGCTTTCCCTGCTGGTCAGGGGCACAGTGGGGGACGGTCCGGGGCTGGAACTGCTGGCAAGCCTGGACCGGATGGATCTCCCGGACCCCGAGACGCTGCTCGCCGACCCGGCGGGTGCCGACCTGCCCGAGCGGGGGGACCTCCGCCAAGCCGTGCTCGACGGTGTGGTGGCCGCGGTCCGTGGGCGTCCGGAGAAGTCCCGTTGGGACGCGGCATGGGCGCTCCTGGTGCGGGCGCTGGAGACCGGAGCCCCGGACCTCGTGGTCGTCCCCGCGACCACACTCGCCTCGCTGCGCCAGGAGGACTGGGACGTTCCGGCAGCGATCGAGCGGCTTGCCGGAGCGGTGTCCCTGTCCCGACGGGCGGACCGGGCGGCGGTGCGGACCGCGGCCGCCGCGAAGGCCGGCCGATGA